Proteins encoded together in one Cydia pomonella isolate Wapato2018A chromosome 10, ilCydPomo1, whole genome shotgun sequence window:
- the LOC133521716 gene encoding uncharacterized protein LOC133521716, which translates to MALVQSAILHSVFPCSSLRTRPKSAATKSFNMGKRKEELRDDEIRRKIQKLENKLARKPARRRIIYSSSDSSAESDDDANQVAARKVTAVAMVHSPNSLRVTPPRAVSPPSPRSPQDMPSPPEQSTPAQTDTETEVPNPEEQQLDDEILSLLGDAPKSDHPFGPPMHKDIANRWQEILLKGLDKETKEKLLKQYVIPKNCDMLLAPKLNPEAKAALSDGSVKRDFCIMQKQNQVGVALAALASLTELIISGENNKQKLLKPLSDACRILCDSHHSETATRRHFVLTATDAALKETLVEAERDQFLFGENVSEKLKVAKSIQKTGESLKQQQKSVFNKNNFIANKSHLNFKPYRRTDHKPGASTARTARAPRAPQRYQPSASSYSYNRRAPAPSRARSPPPRRTTHYRR; encoded by the exons ATGGCACTGGTGCAGTCCGCCATTCTTCATTCTGTATTTCCGTGCTCAAGCCTTCGCACGCGTCCCAAGTCCGCCGCAACGAAATCTTTCAACATGGGCAAGAGGAAAGAAGAGCTCCGAGACGACGAGATAcgaagaaaaatacaaaaattggaAAATAAATTGGCGAGAAAACCCGCTAGGCGTCGAATTATATACTCATCATCAGATTCTTCTGCAGAATCAGACG ACGACGCAAATCAAGTTGCGGCACGCAAAGTAACTGCAGTGGCCATGGTCCACTCGCCAAACTCGCTTCGTGTCACGCCGCCACGTGCCGTCTCACCGCCGTCGCCGCGCTCGCCGCAGGATATGCCGTCACCCCCGGAGCAGTCGACGCCAGCTCAAACTGACACCGAGACCGAAGTACCTAATCCAGAAGAACAACAACTCGACGACGAGATTTTGTCACTACTGGGTGACGCCCCAAAAAGTGACCATCCATTTGGGCCACCTATGCACAAAGACATTGCCAACCGATGGCAAGAGATACTTTTGAAGGGTTTAGACAAAGAGACGAAAGAAAAACTGTTAAAACAGTATGTGATCCCTAAAAACTGTGACATGCTTTTAGCCCCCAAACTAAACCCCGAAGCAAAGGCTGCTTTGTCAGACGGCTCGGTAAAACGTGACTTCTGTATTATGCAAAAGCAAAATCAAGTGGGCGTGGCCCTTGCTGCCCTGGCCTCTCTTACAGAATTAATAATTTCAGGAGAGAATAATAAGCAAAAACTTCTTAAGCCCCTGAGTGACGCATGTCGAATTTTGTGCGATAGTCATCACAGCGAAACAGCGACGAGACGTCACTTTGTCTTAACCGCAACAGATGCCGCTCTCAAAGAAACGTTGGTTGAAGCAGAGAGAGATCAATTTTTGTTTGGCGAAAACGTGAGCGAGAAATTAAAAGTAGCCAAAAGCATCCAAAAAACCGGGGAGTcattaaaacaacaacaaaagtcagtttttaacaaaaataattttattgcaaaCAAAAGTCATTTAAACTTCAAGCCGTATCGCAGGACGGACCACAAGCCAGGCGCCAGCACGGCGCGCACAGCTCGCGCACCTCGCGCACCTCAGCGCTACCAGCCCAGCGCGAGCAGCTACTCGTACAATCGCCGGGCGCCGGCGCCGAGTCGAGCCCGCTCGCCGCCGCCGCGACGCACCACCCACTATCGGAGATAG